In Candidatus Polarisedimenticolaceae bacterium, a genomic segment contains:
- a CDS encoding 4Fe-4S dicluster domain-containing protein: MESTRREFAKLLVLTGAAAAAYEYVMADAPEKAPNYDATRHWWAMLIDVGKCIGCGNCVRACKAENDVPREPYYFRTWVERYYVPERDPANPTAEDFPIVDSPNGGYDGFPERYRIEAGAKAFFVPKMCNHCAHSPCVQVCPVGATFESPDGVVLVDKTYCLGCRYCVQACPYGCRFIDPRTNTVDKCSLCYHRITKGLTTACCEACPTGARQLGDLKNPSDPFHTVLRTHPVQVLKPQLATGAKVYYAELDGSVR, from the coding sequence ATGGAGTCGACTCGCCGCGAGTTCGCGAAGCTCCTCGTCCTCACCGGCGCCGCCGCCGCGGCCTACGAGTACGTGATGGCGGACGCTCCCGAGAAGGCACCGAACTACGACGCGACGCGCCACTGGTGGGCAATGCTCATCGACGTCGGGAAATGCATCGGCTGCGGGAACTGCGTGCGCGCCTGCAAGGCCGAGAACGACGTGCCCAGGGAGCCCTACTACTTCCGGACGTGGGTCGAGCGGTACTACGTCCCCGAGCGGGACCCCGCGAATCCGACGGCGGAGGACTTCCCCATCGTCGACTCGCCGAACGGGGGCTACGACGGCTTCCCCGAGCGGTACAGGATCGAGGCCGGCGCCAAGGCGTTCTTCGTCCCGAAGATGTGCAATCACTGCGCGCACTCGCCCTGCGTCCAGGTCTGTCCCGTCGGCGCCACGTTCGAGAGCCCGGACGGTGTCGTGCTCGTGGACAAGACCTACTGCCTGGGCTGCCGCTACTGCGTGCAGGCCTGCCCGTACGGATGCCGCTTCATCGATCCACGGACGAACACCGTGGACAAGTGCTCGCTCTGCTACCACCGCATCACGAAGGGACTGACGACCGCCTGCTGCGAGGCGTGCCCCACGGGTGCGCGACAGCTCGGCGACCTCAAGAATCCGAGCGACCCGTTCCACACGGTGCTGCGGACCCACCCCGTGCAGGTGCTCAAGCCCCAGCTCGCGACCGGCGCCAAGGTCTACTACGCCGAGCTCGACGGCTCGGTCCGGTAA